TACAACACGCTTATCGCTAATAATGAGAACGATCCAGATTTCAGGCAAAAATTTGGATCGTCGATTAACGAGTTTACTAAGAAGTACAACGTAATAGCCTCAACAGGTGTAATACGGCTAGAGAAGGGTATCCCAATGACTGTGGAACATAATAATAATACAGTAGGTAATGGGACAAATGCGAACAGTAAGAATGTCGCTGAAGCGACAGGGAATTTCATTACTATTATGGATGCGATAAAACTAAATTATCGGAcaaaggatcaattgcacCCACTGCTGGCCGAATTGCTGCTCAGTATAAACCGTGTAACGCCATTGCAGAGAAACAACACCCAGGGAGATCAAGATACGGCAGGCTCACAGAGTGGGGAAggaaacaagaaaaaactAGTCGAATGGATTGTCAAGatcaacaagatgaagatagatcaagaattggacGATAAAGACGCCAAAGAGCttttgtttgatcttgatgtCGCATATAAGAACTTTTATTCCTTGTTGAGCTGAGTGAGGGGGTCTCTCACAAGCTTCACTTATACCGGGCAGGGAACTGTGACAGAAATGTACAGAATTGGAAACTTGAATAGCGGTTGATTTAGGATGTACTTGGAACTTTCAATCGACTTGCTTTGTAGACAGATCTGTGACAAAGGGTAGATATCGATGTATAAACCTCAACGAGATTCCACCAATACCAACATTGCTTCTCCGGCATGAAATATGAGTTGAATACTGCCTTACGGCTTACGTTTGACATCCGAAGGTCTGTTGATGATGGTTTTACCTTTCATCCTCTCTTCGAATAATGCGAGCATTCGTAGCGTCTCTTGTTCTCGACTATCCAGGTTCCTTTTACCACTTGTCTGGCTTCCGGTGTCGATAATTTCCATCTGGATATTCCCATACTCTTCCTTAACATCATGCTCTTCCTTgtcttcttcctcaaccTCATCGCTGTCTTCAGCCCTGTCGCCCTCTTTTATCTCTTCTTCGGGATTgtgttgatgatattcCTCTAGTCTGGGTTCCGCTATAATTGCTGGCAACTTtatcttcatcctttttGCAGGAATAGagccttcatcatcttcatcatcttcatcgtagtTATAACGTATTCTGACTTTCGCTGCTTTCACAGAAGGCTCCTTCTTGCTCACCGAAGCCTTGTGATTCACAGCCGCTTGCTGTAGATCGCTAAAGAAAGGAATCGTCACTTCGACCTTGCAAATAGTAGCGGGGTACTTCAAGCAATTCTCAGAGTCCAGCTCACTCTCATCGACTATTCTTCTCAAGGAGTAAATAGAGTTATCGACCAATTTACCCAGTGCAATTCTCTCGTCATCGTTATCTGCAAAGACACTCAAGGTGATGAACCATCTTTGGTAACGACAATCCCAGCCGAGCATTCCTGCTTTACTGAATCGTATTCTGCCGTTGTGTTCACTCGGAAGCTTCTCTGTGCTCGAAAGCTTTGACATCATGATACAATCCcggttctttgaaagttgaCACAGTGATTGATCGATCAATGACCCTCCATGGCAGGCTTCCAAGAATCTCCTCGCGTGAGAAGGCTTTTCCTTGGCCCATAACTCTATATCAATGCGGCCTTTAGTCGTGTATATCACCACTTTGGCACTGGTCTGAGGTTCTGACATTGGTCAACGGCTTCATTACTAgtgctcatctcatcttgcTACTTTTGACTTTTATTTTGTCAGTTTTttaattgaaaaattttccaaatgCTTAGTTTATAATACTGCTTATAGGTTAACTAATAGAGGAAAAGAACACCTATTCAAACCAATATTGCCTCCTagaggatgatttcaatAGCAAGACAGTCGGCGAAGTTGGCGTCGAAGCTTTCCTTCCCGGTAGCACGCCCTTCGTCACTTTTAGTCAGAAGAAGCCTGGTTCAATCGACAAGAAAACTGCAACAGGATCCAAAGAAGCCCCAATCTATCCTAACCGAAGATTTGCTGGCAAAAGCTGGTGTGGATGTTGATGAGAACGCTGACAAGCCTAAGGAAACTGAATCGTCGGCTGGTGACACCCAAGGTAACACTAGTGGAAGCGgtaagaagagaagaaaaagacAAACGTCGACGGATATCAAGAGAGAGAGATATGCCAATTGGTTTTATATTTTCTCATTGTCCGGTTTGACCGGTACAGCACTTTATATGGGTAGAGACTGGGAAGAAGGTGAGTCCGAAGAACTCAAGAAAGGTATCGACAATGGATATACACCTGCTTTAatgtttcaaagattcaaagCCCGTTTCAACTCAATGTTCACTTATTTCCAAGAACCtccatttgaagatttgttACCACCACCTCCCCCAGCTCCATACCAAAGACCTCTAACTTTGGTTATTACcttggaagatttcttggtcCATTCTGAATGGTCCCAAAAGTATGGTTGGAGAACTGCAAAGAGACCTGGCTGTGACTATTTCCTCGGTTACCTATCCCAATATTACGAAATTGTTTTGTTTTCCTCCAACTATATGATGTATGCGGAAAAGATTGCAGAAAAGCTTGATCCAATTCATGCCTTTGTCTCCTACAATCTTTTTAAAGAACACTGTGTCTATAAGGATGGTGTCCACATCAAGGACATTTCTAAATTGAACAGAGACCTGGGTAAAGTGGTTACTATAGATACCGATCCAAATACCTACAAGCTACAACCTGAGAACGCAATCCCAATGGATCCATGGACTGGCGAAGCAGACGATAAGTTGCTAAGACTGATACCATTTTTGGAATACCTTGCAACTCAACAGGTCAATGACGTTAGGCCGATCTTGAATAGTTACCATGACAAGAAGCAAATCCCCCAAGAATTCGAACAACGTGTGCAGAAGCTAAAGGAAAAATTTTACAGCGATCAAAAAACAAAGACGGAAGGAAACTGGGCTTTGAAACTTCTTGGTGTGGCTAACACCATGGGTTCCCAAGGAAGTAAATTTCCATTGGATTTAATTCgcgaagaaggtgaaaagaaCTACGTTCGCTTCATCCAACtaattgaagaagagaaagaaaaaatcagaATTCAGCAAGAACAGATGGGTGGTCAAACTTTCACTTTGAAGGACTACGTCGAGGGTAATATTCCTTCACCCGAAGAACAGTTGAAAATGCAAATGGAGAAGCAACAGGAGATCGATGCTTTGTTTGAAAAGCAGAAGCAGGAGAAAAAACttcaacagcaacaacaacaacaacaacaacaaaactAAGCTTAACTGATTCTTAGCACCATCAGAATTAATGTCCATCATCTGTCTATataacttttcaatgtAAGTAGTCTCTATACCAGTAATATCAATTGTACAAGCTACAAAGACTTCAGAGCTGCTGCTTGAATAACAGCGGTAGGGACGGGTTCATTTCGCACTGAAGGAACCAGAGCCTTTGCTGCTGACATCATTcaagctttgaagaagcagagTTTCGCCTGAATGTTTTAATTGTTACTGAAAATATGCACTCAACAAACCACAGTCACGTATAAGTCTAAACCGCACTTGCCTTAGATGCACAAGACTATAATTTCAAACTACAGTCGGCAATAATTAAGATAATATGCAATAATTAAGATAATAATGATGGTGTTACGTGTTGTGATAAAAGGTGCCTTCATTGTTCTGTTGCCACTAGTTACGCTTCTTGGCCAAACTCCTTTTCGATATGAAAAAAGTGCTGCTTTGCAATATGAAAGAACACGAATAAGTACACTCTTCACGCTACAATGGGCACGGAATTGACCCAAAAGATAGATGATAGGGACTGTGAAGATGCTAGTGTTGATATCCCTAAAAAGAACTTTAGATCTCGCTTCACCTGGGCCCTCTACGAAGCAACGAGATCCTATGAACCGTTAATGATTGTAGGATGGTTCGGTAGCCTACTGTTCTGCTTTCGTAACGCTGTATCTGCATCACATCATATCTGCATCGTGGGTATTGTCGTAGTAAGTATCATATGGGCTCCTGTTATCTGTTTGATTTGCAGAAAGAAAAGAGCAGAGAATTTGGTCTCCAGGAACAATATGGCACTAGCAGAAGCTACGAAggatttcttcagctcaGAGCAGGAAACGTTGGCATTTGGGTGGGACAAGGTCGCCAGTCAACTGAACAGAAAATATTATACTGAAGGCGATTGGAAAACACCACACTGTATCTTTGATGGTGCAGAATGTGAGAGCTACTTCAGACGCTACGTTTTGAAACCAACTCATGAGGAAGAAACACAAGAAGGCTGCGAGAAGAGTTGCCTGCATGCTGCAGTGAGCATATATCAGCAAAAGGTCCTCGATCAGTTCAATAGGGACAAGGAGGATACTTCTGTGTTAGCCGAGGATAATCTTCCAGCTGACTCTCACCGCAACAAGTTTACCTGGAGATGGAAGAATTTCTCGATACTACCGATTGGAGTATGTGTTCTTCAGTTTTCTTAtgctctcttctttggtaCGTGGACATTACGTTTAATCTATATGATGGATGTAATCCTTATGCTTGCTGTAATTTCTACAGGGTACTCTCTCAGGCTTTCAACCACTGAGAACCGCATCAGATTACTGGCGACGATAGCAAATGTCGCGCCAGGAGAGGACACAAATCGCTGGGATGTGGTTGCAAAGCGCATTAATGCTTACATGAACGAAGACTCCAACGTTACTGGCGTTCAAAGGTTCTTTGATGGAAAAGACTGCCTCAGATTTTTCGAGAAGGAGCTCAAGCCTCTcatttcaaaaaagatcaaagaagatggagTTGCAACCTATGAGCTCGTTCCTCTAGTTTCTGAAGTTATGGGTGGTGCCATGTAGAGAAATTGCATGCTGCCCTACTTTCTATACAGGTGAATGTCTTATTTCAAGTGTTTTCAGCAATTGGTATGGCCTACTTACTCTACCTATTATAAACTTAGGAATAGACGATATAGCATCTACCAAATGAGTAAATTACTGACTACGTTGGAACTCGCAACAAGTCACAACAAAGAGAGAGTGttggtttgaagagattgcagTTGATTGCTCAATGAATGTGAGTGTGTTGACATGAATTCAGCTCTTCCTACAACGAGTTAATTTCAGTCGCTTAAGTCTCACTTCAATCCACCAAATTAATAAAAAGCTCAACATGTCCCTCCGGTGCGACTTAAGACAGTGTATTCTTAGCACCTTATCAGGCCAATTTTGGGCTAATAGTCCTTAAAAGAATGCAACCATAGCAACGCCTCGACTCGTTATCAGTGAGTGTGGAATGTTCACTATAAGTATCAACAAGAACCCTTTGAGGGTATCACAGATGCTCCCCACTCAATCATCACCAGTATGCTTTATTTGTTCTCTTTATGTGTGCTACTGAGCTTGGCTTGGTGTTATGAAGATCGTGCAACTGACGACTTAGACAGACTCTGGGGCCAAGATTGGCCATTTAGTGGGATCAATACTTATGCTCATCTACCACACCAAAAATGTCTATTGGACAAGAATTTTACTTTTGATATTGGTATAATTGGTGTCCCATTTGACAGTGCAGTAACTTATCGTCCAGGAGCTCGATTCGGTCCCCAGGCAATTCGTGCGGCCTCTCAGCGTCAGATCCCAATTCGtagtttcaatttcagagCTGGAATTAATCCTTATCAGAAATGGGCCAAAGTTGTGGATTGTGGTGACATACCCGTTACTCCAATGGATAGCAGTTTAGCCCTGGAAATGATGACAGCTGCTTATGAGAATTTGCTCGATAGAGATAGTGAGTATTCAAAGAGCTCGATGCCACCTAGACTACTTTCGCTAGGCGGAGACCATAGTATTATTTTACCAGTGATTCGAAACCTTTACAAGCTTTACGGCCCCATCACAGTTTTACACTTTGATTCACACCTGGATACGTGGTCTCCATCAAAGTATCCCTCCTATTGGCATAGTAAGTCCTCTAAATTCACTCATGGCTCAATGTTATGGATGGCAAAGCAAGAGGGTCTTTTGTCCGAGCATAATGTTCACGCTGGTTTAAGAACCCGTCTAAGTGGCGTGGATTGGGAAGACtacgaagatgatgatgacgtTGGTTTCCACAGAATTGAAAGTGATGACATTATCAGACTCGGTGTACAAGGGTtagctgaaaagattaagCAGCTCCTTCCAAAAAAACAACCACTTTATATTTCAGTGGACATCGATGTTCTGGACCCTAGTGCAGCTCCTGGAACAGGTACCGTCGAGGCGGGCGGTTGGCTCACAAGGGAACTTATATACCTCTTACGCTCTTTGGAGGATTATCCAATCGTCGGAGCCGACGTGGTAGAAGTTTCCCCGCCATTCGATCAGAGTGAGATAACAGCTATAGCTGCTTCGCAAATAGCCTATGAACTGCTCACTTCGATGGTGAAAAGTGGCCCTATAGAACCGCAAATGATCCAAGAAAATGGCCTGTTCAATCTAAGAGCCTTGCAAGATAATCATGTGGATTTTTCTGCTGCAAAGCCAGATACAGACTATGATAAACTTTTGTAATCCTACTCAAAGCAATTTAGCCTTGCTCTATAAAGTATCGCAACTTGATAGGAACTTTAGTATCCTAAAATAAAGCTTTTTCTTACAGTGTCCATAGATACAAGAGAAGAGTGGATCATCTTTCTGTTGCCCTTGATAATGAGATATGAGCATAAATACCTTCCTTGAGATGGCATTATCTGTAAAGGGTGCCAGCGACGAAGACTTCTTGTAGCATCGATCGGAATGAATCGGGATCAATAGCTCGATCGTAGACAATCTATTTGTAGACCCCTACATACTTCTGCGGTCGCCGTGGCAATGTTAAGACGCAGCAAAAGGGCTTATCGCTTTCCTGTCAAGGTGATACTTCTGTTTAACTCGCTTCGCCTTAGTCCCCACAAGGAGCGATAGGCCTTAAAGCGATAACTAGCCACCGATAAGAACGATCCaagaatatatatatatcCAAGAGTGGATTTTTTCATCTAAATACGGTTGCTGTTGGACTGTTAGAAGAGATACGAGATGGGATCAAATTCGCAACGGTACCCCCGGGTCAACATAGTGAGTACCGACTATGGGAGGTATGGAACCTCTGTTTACCAGAGACTGTATAGCAggaaagaaggtgaaaatgTATTCGGAGCAGATCCGCACATTCGTCGTAATGAGACCTTTAGTCTGTGTAAGAATAGAGTTGTGAGCCCCACAGTGACCAGGGATGAGAATTCGTGTGGCTCCCTGATGAAAACAGGAACTTTTGGCAGCACTAGTTCCAATACTACGACTGGTGggagtgaagaaattcccACCGACgatggtcaattgatcgataATTGTTCGATAACTGACGGAGCTGGAGATAGTAAAAGTTCAAAGATCAGACGGAAGTATAAGTCGCTGATCagttcatcttccaagaaacttATCAGCAAGCTACATGAGCATGGTTCAAGTGACACCTTCTCGATATTTTCTTTAAGGACTACTCAATCACACAAGCACGATCGATTGAAGTCTGAGCAAACGATCTTTGAGTCAAGACAACCTCCAGATGCAAAGTTTGAAGCTCTCCCGGTCGAAATTCTGGCAAACGTATTACTGATGCttgaagctgaagatcaaaagaatcTGGTTAACTGTCTCTATGtgtcaaagagtttttacgaagcttcaaagatggttcTTTACAGGTCGCCGAAGTTTACTTCGACGTACCGCGTGGCTCAATTTGTGACTTCGCTCCGGCTGCATCCAGAAAATGGTAACTACGTTAAGATTTTGGATTTATCTCAGCTGAAGAATGGTCTCATTGTAGAAAATTCTGAGACAGGTTGCGAAGCAGTTGAGTCTTTGAATGGTTTTGATTCCTTAGCAGAATCCTCTTTCGATGAAACATATGAATATGCTCTCGCAGGTTGGAGGGACTGGCGACATCGCCACGACCCATTGTATGGGGCCACTGCATTGAATAGTTTCAATCTGAAGAGAGTGGCATCACGATCACCCTCAATTAGTTCTCAAAGTTCTCCTGCGGCATCATCGCCAAAATTCAATAACGTTCACGCGTTCCCCTCGACTTCAGGGTCCTGGCGTACAAGAGCTCATCGCTCCAATAGTTCCGTTAGCTCTTTCACAAGCAGTATCATGTCCTCCTTACAAAACAACTCCCACGTTTCGCTCGTTACCACAACTTCAACTAGCAATAGTGCTGATCATTCGGCGTTAGAGCTCAATGGGAACAGGAGGAAAAGCGCTAACGGTGAGATAGCACAAAACAACCAAAAGTCCAAGGTCAAAGAGGAGAATTCAGTCCGGCGTTCACTGTGGTACAGGTTGAAAATTGGATCTAAGAGTAGTAGGCTATTAAGCGAGAAAAGAGACCCCAAGGTATTAGATCGAGGATCAGGGGAGGATAGCGCCGATGGACAACGCAAGAACACGACGGTCAAATTCACTGTTTCTCAACCTTTTAGAACGGGCCACCCTTACGCAAACAAGTTTCTACTAAAATATGCACCTTTCCGAGATCTGCCCATCGGTTACATTCTGCATCTGTTAAAATTATGCCCCAACATTACGCATTTGGATTTAT
This DNA window, taken from Torulaspora delbrueckii CBS 1146 chromosome 2, complete genome, encodes the following:
- the VPS28 gene encoding ESCRT-I subunit protein VPS28 (similar to Saccharomyces cerevisiae VPS28 (YPL065W); ancestral locus Anc_8.529), with translation MDEIPLYDRDIGLKERETIETLSEIYSIIITIDQVEKLYIKDVIDNEQEYTQLVNKLLAQYNTLIANNENDPDFRQKFGSSINEFTKKYNVIASTGVIRLEKGIPMTVEHNNNTVGNGTNANSKNVAEATGNFITIMDAIKLNYRTKDQLHPLLAELLLSINRVTPLQRNNTQGDQDTAGSQSGEGNKKKLVEWIVKINKMKIDQELDDKDAKELLFDLDVAYKNFYSLLS
- the CWC27 gene encoding putative peptidylprolyl isomerase CWC27 (similar to Saccharomyces cerevisiae CWC27 (YPL064C); ancestral locus Anc_8.528); amino-acid sequence: MSEPQTSAKVVIYTTKGRIDIELWAKEKPSHARRFLEACHGGSLIDQSLCQLSKNRDCIMMSKLSSTEKLPSEHNGRIRFSKAGMLGWDCRYQRWFITLSVFADNDDERIALGKLVDNSIYSLRRIVDESELDSENCLKYPATICKVEVTIPFFSDLQQAAVNHKASVSKKEPSVKAAKVRIRYNYDEDDEDDEGSIPAKRMKIKLPAIIAEPRLEEYHQHNPEEEIKEGDRAEDSDEVEEEDKEEHDVKEEYGNIQMEIIDTGSQTSGKRNLDSREQETLRMLALFEERMKGKTIINRPSDVKRKP
- the TIM50 gene encoding protein translocase subunit TIM50 (similar to Saccharomyces cerevisiae TIM50 (YPL063W); ancestral locus Anc_8.527), whose product is MISIARQSAKLASKLSFPVARPSSLLVRRSLVQSTRKLQQDPKKPQSILTEDLLAKAGVDVDENADKPKETESSAGDTQGNTSGSGKKRRKRQTSTDIKRERYANWFYIFSLSGLTGTALYMGRDWEEGESEELKKGIDNGYTPALMFQRFKARFNSMFTYFQEPPFEDLLPPPPPAPYQRPLTLVITLEDFLVHSEWSQKYGWRTAKRPGCDYFLGYLSQYYEIVLFSSNYMMYAEKIAEKLDPIHAFVSYNLFKEHCVYKDGVHIKDISKLNRDLGKVVTIDTDPNTYKLQPENAIPMDPWTGEADDKLLRLIPFLEYLATQQVNDVRPILNSYHDKKQIPQEFEQRVQKLKEKFYSDQKTKTEGNWALKLLGVANTMGSQGSKFPLDLIREEGEKNYVRFIQLIEEEKEKIRIQQEQMGGQTFTLKDYVEGNIPSPEEQLKMQMEKQQEIDALFEKQKQEKKLQQQQQQQQQQN
- the TDEL0B03200 gene encoding uncharacterized protein; its protein translation is MGTELTQKIDDRDCEDASVDIPKKNFRSRFTWALYEATRSYEPLMIVGWFGSLLFCFRNAVSASHHICIVGIVVVSIIWAPVICLICRKKRAENLVSRNNMALAEATKDFFSSEQETLAFGWDKVASQLNRKYYTEGDWKTPHCIFDGAECESYFRRYVLKPTHEEETQEGCEKSCLHAAVSIYQQKVLDQFNRDKEDTSVLAEDNLPADSHRNKFTWRWKNFSILPIGVCVLQFSYALFFGTWTLRLIYMMDVILMLAVISTGYSLRLSTTENRIRLLATIANVAPGEDTNRWDVVAKRINAYMNEDSNVTGVQRFFDGKDCLRFFEKELKPLISKKIKEDGVATYELVPLVSEVMGGAM
- the TDEL0B03210 gene encoding agmatinase; the protein is MLYLFSLCVLLSLAWCYEDRATDDLDRLWGQDWPFSGINTYAHLPHQKCLLDKNFTFDIGIIGVPFDSAVTYRPGARFGPQAIRAASQRQIPIRSFNFRAGINPYQKWAKVVDCGDIPVTPMDSSLALEMMTAAYENLLDRDSEYSKSSMPPRLLSLGGDHSIILPVIRNLYKLYGPITVLHFDSHLDTWSPSKYPSYWHSKSSKFTHGSMLWMAKQEGLLSEHNVHAGLRTRLSGVDWEDYEDDDDVGFHRIESDDIIRLGVQGLAEKIKQLLPKKQPLYISVDIDVLDPSAAPGTGTVEAGGWLTRELIYLLRSLEDYPIVGADVVEVSPPFDQSEITAIAASQIAYELLTSMVKSGPIEPQMIQENGLFNLRALQDNHVDFSAAKPDTDYDKLL
- the COS111 gene encoding Cos111p (similar to Saccharomyces cerevisiae COS111 (YBR203W); ancestral locus Anc_8.526), which encodes MGSNSQRYPRVNIVSTDYGRYGTSVYQRLYSRKEGENVFGADPHIRRNETFSLCKNRVVSPTVTRDENSCGSLMKTGTFGSTSSNTTTGGSEEIPTDDGQLIDNCSITDGAGDSKSSKIRRKYKSLISSSSKKLISKLHEHGSSDTFSIFSLRTTQSHKHDRLKSEQTIFESRQPPDAKFEALPVEILANVLLMLEAEDQKNLVNCLYVSKSFYEASKMVLYRSPKFTSTYRVAQFVTSLRLHPENGNYVKILDLSQLKNGLIVENSETGCEAVESLNGFDSLAESSFDETYEYALAGWRDWRHRHDPLYGATALNSFNLKRVASRSPSISSQSSPAASSPKFNNVHAFPSTSGSWRTRAHRSNSSVSSFTSSIMSSLQNNSHVSLVTTTSTSNSADHSALELNGNRRKSANGEIAQNNQKSKVKEENSVRRSLWYRLKIGSKSSRLLSEKRDPKVLDRGSGEDSADGQRKNTTVKFTVSQPFRTGHPYANKFLLKYAPFRDLPIGYILHLLKLCPNITHLDLSHLIFCIDYEIITKKPSKILNCSSMLPAVQESVETTSKAETQLDVVYLTDSNKNYDYYNQVARGRTGTQVATNFFTTCGNKDDNPQPIDAQNRGRTLARQKSINVVQLRKLNPAEIFEYLCDHQLNNALQHVKMDDILWCRQNMIKYLIMRSFEKKDSKDMGFSFARAGLNRNLAWTCNGQLNDFVSLLVMDHIHQMDEVSLKNLFSVLSKPSFDEQGPFPDPEIIEISKVFALQYGLSAHQQEELNFRVTIIRSERPTSYRIRHLSPNHISLVVDLCDQEEITDPSTMLDSIFESSRRIHQLGHEITTKIRELRNAELRSNLGENNFIMENLVARTRVLL